Proteins encoded within one genomic window of Desulfonatronospira thiodismutans ASO3-1:
- a CDS encoding flavodoxin family protein, translating to MADSRVMVLGCSPRKEGNSDKAAGEIADTLEGRGCRVESIFLRDKKILPCMGCRKCETTKNNRCILAGKDDVQEILDKMQESDLVFFSCPIYYYHVPSTFKALIDRGQSVYEAWAAKGEPGLELKQAYCVLIAGRKKGERLFEGSLLSLKYFLYPLGFALKDLCLRGIDLREDLAGDQDSREKIREFARSAAGHS from the coding sequence GTGGCTGATTCAAGGGTCATGGTGCTGGGGTGCAGTCCCAGAAAAGAGGGTAACAGCGACAAGGCGGCCGGGGAAATAGCAGATACCTTAGAGGGCCGGGGATGCCGGGTGGAAAGTATCTTTCTCAGGGACAAAAAGATCCTGCCCTGCATGGGCTGCCGCAAGTGCGAGACCACTAAAAACAACCGCTGTATCCTGGCGGGCAAAGATGATGTCCAGGAGATCCTGGATAAAATGCAGGAGTCGGACCTGGTGTTTTTCAGTTGCCCGATATACTATTACCATGTTCCGTCCACCTTTAAGGCCCTTATAGACCGGGGGCAGAGCGTGTACGAGGCCTGGGCGGCAAAGGGGGAGCCGGGCCTTGAATTGAAACAGGCTTACTGCGTCCTCATTGCCGGGAGAAAGAAGGGAGAACGCCTTTTTGAAGGCAGTCTGCTGAGCCTGAAGTATTTTTTGTACCCTCTGGGATTTGCCCTGAAGGATCTGTGCCTGAGGGGGATTGATCTCAGGGAGGACCTGGCCGGGGATCAGGATTCCAGGGAAAAGATCAGGGAGTTTGCCCGCAGCGCTGCAGGGCATTCTTGA
- a CDS encoding MBL fold metallo-hydrolase, protein MLEIKTFPLGVLQTNCYVLHSQQEALVMDPGGDPQRIVDYLRDNGLSLAMILNTHLHFDHIQGNAALAESSGAKIFAPEEDRFLLDTEVGGGGFMDFPETPGFDFEDLKEGKQELLGHECTVLSTPGHTPGSLSFYFPDLKAVFVGDLLFQRAVGRTDFPGGSMEVLKKSAREKIFTLPGDTVIYSGHGPQSTVMDEKQNNPFFQNSSFM, encoded by the coding sequence ATGCTTGAGATAAAGACTTTTCCCCTGGGTGTTCTGCAGACCAACTGTTATGTGCTGCATTCGCAGCAGGAGGCACTGGTAATGGATCCCGGGGGTGATCCGCAGCGCATAGTTGATTATTTAAGAGACAACGGTCTTTCCCTGGCCATGATTCTCAATACTCATCTGCATTTTGATCATATCCAGGGCAACGCCGCCCTGGCAGAGTCCTCCGGGGCCAAAATCTTCGCCCCTGAAGAAGACAGGTTTCTTCTGGACACGGAAGTGGGCGGCGGCGGTTTCATGGATTTTCCCGAGACTCCGGGGTTTGACTTTGAGGACCTCAAAGAGGGAAAGCAAGAGCTTCTGGGTCATGAATGCACAGTCCTGTCCACACCAGGGCATACTCCGGGCAGTCTTTCCTTTTATTTTCCAGACTTGAAGGCTGTATTCGTTGGTGATCTTCTTTTTCAGCGTGCTGTGGGACGCACCGACTTTCCCGGGGGGAGCATGGAAGTGCTCAAGAAGTCAGCAAGGGAGAAAATATTCACCCTGCCCGGCGATACGGTGATATACTCCGGGCACGGACCTCAGAGCACGGTGATGGACGAAAAACAGAACAATCCGTTTTTTCAGAATTCATCGTTTATGTAA
- a CDS encoding nitroreductase family protein → MQVLETIYNRRSIRKFTQEDVSKEDVRRILDAGRWAPSGLNNQPWRFLVLARGDERKNGLEECTKYSHIVRAANVLITVFLDRQAKYHHEKDCQGAGACVQNMLLAAHALGLGAVWLGEIINQESQVHRVLCTDPEQLELMAVVALGHPDQKGSSQRRDLKELMLEEF, encoded by the coding sequence ATGCAGGTCCTGGAGACCATTTATAATCGCCGCAGCATACGCAAGTTTACCCAGGAAGACGTGAGCAAAGAGGATGTCCGGCGTATTCTGGATGCCGGCAGATGGGCACCCAGCGGTCTGAACAATCAGCCGTGGCGATTCCTGGTGCTTGCCCGGGGGGATGAAAGAAAAAACGGACTGGAGGAGTGTACCAAGTACAGCCATATTGTCCGGGCGGCCAATGTGTTGATAACAGTATTTCTGGACAGACAAGCCAAGTATCACCATGAAAAGGATTGCCAGGGCGCAGGGGCCTGTGTGCAGAACATGCTTCTGGCGGCTCATGCCCTGGGTCTGGGGGCGGTCTGGCTGGGGGAGATCATCAACCAGGAATCCCAGGTGCACCGGGTGCTTTGCACCGACCCGGAGCAGCTGGAACTTATGGCTGTAGTGGCCCTGGGCCATCCGGACCAGAAGGGTTCCTCCCAGCGAAGAGATCTCAAGGAATTGATGCTGGAAGAATTTTGA